A genomic window from Sphingobacterium spiritivorum includes:
- a CDS encoding heavy metal translocating P-type ATPase, protein METKYNIGVKETCFHCGDQVEVAGFHLDDHDFCCLGCQTVYQILSSNNLESYYRYNAHPGKVNKTKRVDLSYLDEEGIAAKLLDYKDDELAIITVYIPVIHCSSCIWLLEHLYKLNPAIVSSQVDFMKKQATIKFKHQEISLRAMVTLLTDIGYEPKITLQDVVKEGQKLNQDNLVRKIAVAGFCFGNSMMLSFPEYFGMASFEKSYSAFFGYMNLMFTLPVLLYSASDYFRSAWLSLKQKRLNLDVPLALGIFVLFLRTAIEVLTISGPGFGDTLCSLVFFILIGKWVQQRTYYHISFERDYRSYFPVAVTVISNDGDKPTPIGDLKLGDRILVRNNEIIPADAILLKGQASVDFSFVTGESKEVSKVLGEVVYAGGRQMAEAIELEVVKPVSQSYLTKLWNNESFKAYDKQFDTFIGFISKYFTLGLLLIALVSSVIWLTGGEATRAWGAFTAVLIIACPCALALSSPFTLSAALSIFDKNKFYIKNTGAIEQMAAVDTVVFDKTGTISSPTKSSLFYEGSLSKDEQVMLSSVCRNSSHPLSREIVRWLGVSSFVPLDYYAEIPGKGIQAVVGEFAFMVGSASFLEIRHREEKGSAVYVMVNGVVKGCFTLEQSWRPGLTTLVNTLEQNYELHLLSGDNDRRSDSLKLIFPVRSTLLFNQSPVDKLSAIEKWQHQGKSVCMLGDGLNDAGALRKANLGIAVSDDINNFSPGCDAILDGEAFEKLPKFFSFAKDAVKVIHMSFVISLTYNIIGLSFAVQGTMSPLFAAILMPISTVTIISFTSLMTRYYAKRKKLL, encoded by the coding sequence ATGGAAACGAAGTATAATATCGGCGTAAAGGAAACGTGTTTTCATTGTGGCGATCAGGTCGAAGTGGCTGGATTTCATTTGGATGATCATGATTTTTGCTGTCTGGGTTGTCAGACCGTTTATCAGATATTAAGTTCAAATAATCTGGAAAGTTACTACCGTTATAATGCACATCCCGGCAAGGTAAATAAAACAAAGCGGGTGGATCTCAGCTATCTGGATGAAGAAGGGATCGCTGCAAAACTGCTGGATTATAAAGATGATGAACTTGCAATCATCACTGTATATATTCCGGTAATTCACTGTAGTTCCTGTATCTGGTTACTCGAACATCTGTATAAACTTAATCCTGCAATTGTTTCTTCACAGGTAGATTTTATGAAGAAGCAGGCGACGATCAAATTCAAACATCAGGAGATATCACTTCGGGCAATGGTGACATTGCTGACAGATATCGGATACGAACCGAAGATCACGCTTCAGGATGTGGTAAAAGAAGGACAGAAACTTAATCAGGATAATCTGGTTCGGAAAATAGCAGTTGCCGGCTTTTGCTTTGGCAATTCCATGATGCTTAGTTTCCCGGAGTATTTTGGAATGGCTTCTTTTGAGAAGAGTTATTCTGCTTTTTTCGGATATATGAACCTTATGTTTACACTTCCGGTATTGTTGTATAGTGCATCCGATTACTTTCGCTCAGCCTGGTTAAGTCTGAAACAAAAGCGGCTGAATCTGGATGTCCCGCTGGCTCTGGGTATTTTTGTGTTGTTTTTGCGTACAGCTATTGAAGTGTTGACGATTTCGGGACCGGGGTTTGGAGATACCTTATGTAGTTTAGTGTTTTTTATTCTGATCGGAAAGTGGGTACAGCAAAGGACCTACTATCATATATCATTCGAACGGGATTACCGTTCCTATTTTCCGGTAGCAGTGACAGTAATTTCCAATGATGGAGATAAACCCACACCTATCGGTGATCTGAAATTGGGAGATCGTATTTTGGTTCGTAATAATGAAATTATCCCTGCAGATGCGATCCTGCTGAAAGGACAGGCTTCTGTGGATTTTAGTTTTGTAACAGGTGAATCCAAGGAAGTGAGCAAAGTGTTGGGAGAAGTTGTCTATGCAGGAGGGCGACAAATGGCGGAAGCAATTGAACTGGAGGTGGTGAAACCCGTATCTCAGAGTTATCTGACGAAACTGTGGAATAATGAAAGTTTTAAAGCATACGACAAGCAGTTTGATACATTTATTGGGTTTATCAGCAAATATTTCACTTTAGGTCTATTATTAATAGCACTGGTGTCTTCAGTCATATGGCTGACAGGTGGAGAGGCCACTCGTGCATGGGGTGCATTTACCGCTGTGCTTATTATTGCATGTCCGTGTGCATTGGCTTTAAGCTCACCTTTTACACTTTCGGCCGCCCTGAGTATATTTGACAAAAACAAGTTTTATATTAAGAATACCGGAGCTATTGAGCAGATGGCAGCTGTAGATACAGTTGTATTTGACAAAACAGGTACCATCTCTTCCCCTACAAAGTCTTCTCTTTTTTACGAAGGATCATTAAGTAAAGATGAACAGGTGATGCTGTCATCTGTCTGTCGTAATTCCAGTCATCCCCTTAGCCGTGAAATCGTTCGCTGGTTGGGTGTCAGTAGTTTTGTTCCGTTAGATTATTACGCAGAAATCCCCGGAAAAGGTATACAGGCAGTTGTAGGTGAATTTGCCTTTATGGTGGGAAGTGCATCTTTTCTGGAAATCAGACATCGAGAAGAAAAAGGATCAGCTGTGTATGTAATGGTCAACGGAGTAGTCAAAGGCTGCTTTACATTGGAACAATCCTGGAGGCCCGGATTGACTACATTGGTAAATACATTAGAGCAAAACTATGAACTACATCTGTTATCCGGAGACAATGACAGGCGTTCAGACAGTCTGAAGCTTATCTTTCCTGTACGATCGACATTGTTGTTCAATCAGAGCCCCGTGGATAAACTCTCTGCTATAGAAAAATGGCAGCATCAGGGAAAATCAGTATGTATGTTAGGAGACGGGCTTAACGATGCCGGCGCATTAAGAAAAGCTAATCTTGGGATTGCAGTAAGTGATGATATCAATAATTTTTCTCCGGGTTGTGATGCGATATTAGATGGAGAAGCATTTGAAAAATTACCAAAATTCTTCTCCTTTGCAAAAGACGCAGTTAAAGTCATTCATATGAGTTTTGTGATTTCTTTGACATATAATATAATAGGGCTGAGTTTTGCAGTACAAGGCACGATGTCACCTCTCTTCGCTGCTATTTTGATGCCTATAAGTACAGTGACTATTATTTCATTTACGAGTCTGATGACACGTTATTACGCCAAACGCAAGAAGCTACTTTAG
- the hemN gene encoding oxygen-independent coproporphyrinogen III oxidase, whose protein sequence is MENNNIEQLIRKYNVAAPRYTSYPTVPFWENDRFNTPEWEERVKQTYASSTANGVSIYIHLPFCEDLCTYCGCNTRITKNHKVEDPYITAVLKEWAMYKQILGDTAVKISEIHLGGGTPTFFQPANLERLITGILDGNTCAEDASFSFEAHPANTTDSHLETLYNLGFRRLSLGIQDFDAKVQFVINRLQTVEDVERVVAQARAIGYTSINFDLIYGLPFQTESTITETIDKALEMRPDRISFYSYAHVPWIKPGQRRFTEMDLPEGENKLSLYKLGKQMIGQEGYEDVGMDHFARPDDELFLASRAGRLHRNFMGYADRYTPLMIGLGVSSISDAWTGFAQNVKTVEEYHRLITEGKLPVVKGHLLTEEDEILRRYILHMMCRGEMEFERGFRLNAKIKERLEPMFLDGLLTMGADNVCITETGKSFLRNICMAFDERLQQTKEQTRLFSQAI, encoded by the coding sequence ATGGAGAATAACAATATAGAACAACTGATCCGTAAATATAATGTGGCAGCACCCCGCTACACAAGTTACCCTACAGTTCCGTTTTGGGAGAATGACAGATTTAATACGCCCGAATGGGAAGAACGGGTAAAACAAACCTATGCAAGTTCAACGGCTAATGGAGTCAGTATCTATATTCATCTGCCCTTTTGTGAAGATTTATGCACCTATTGCGGCTGTAATACCCGTATTACTAAAAATCATAAAGTCGAAGATCCTTACATTACCGCTGTACTGAAGGAGTGGGCTATGTACAAACAGATCCTAGGAGATACTGCTGTAAAGATCAGTGAAATACATCTGGGAGGAGGAACTCCAACTTTTTTTCAGCCGGCCAATCTGGAACGGTTGATAACAGGTATTCTGGATGGTAATACTTGTGCTGAAGATGCTTCTTTTTCTTTTGAAGCACATCCTGCGAATACAACAGACAGCCATCTGGAGACACTTTACAATCTTGGATTTAGACGGTTAAGTCTTGGAATACAGGATTTTGATGCTAAAGTGCAGTTCGTGATCAACAGGTTGCAAACAGTTGAGGATGTTGAACGTGTGGTTGCGCAGGCACGAGCGATTGGGTATACTTCCATCAACTTTGATCTGATCTATGGTCTTCCGTTTCAGACCGAAAGTACGATTACAGAGACCATAGATAAAGCATTGGAAATGCGGCCTGATCGTATATCCTTTTATAGTTATGCTCATGTGCCTTGGATCAAACCCGGTCAGCGCAGGTTTACGGAAATGGATTTGCCTGAGGGTGAAAATAAACTCAGCTTGTATAAGCTGGGTAAACAGATGATTGGACAAGAGGGGTATGAAGATGTGGGGATGGATCATTTTGCAAGACCTGATGATGAATTGTTTCTGGCCTCCCGTGCGGGTAGATTACACCGTAATTTTATGGGATATGCCGATCGCTATACCCCGTTGATGATTGGATTAGGGGTGTCTTCGATTAGTGATGCCTGGACAGGATTTGCTCAGAATGTCAAGACCGTAGAAGAATATCACCGATTAATCACAGAAGGAAAATTGCCTGTTGTAAAAGGACATTTGTTGACCGAAGAGGATGAGATATTGAGAAGATATATCTTACATATGATGTGTAGAGGAGAAATGGAGTTTGAAAGGGGCTTTAGACTTAATGCAAAGATCAAAGAGCGCCTGGAGCCTATGTTTCTGGATGGTTTACTGACTATGGGTGCAGATAATGTATGTATCACAGAAACCGGAAAATCTTTTTTACGTAATATCTGTATGGCTTTTGATGAGCGTCTGCAACAGACAAAAGAACAAACCCGATTATTCAGTCAGGCAATATAG
- a CDS encoding Rossmann-fold NAD(P)-binding domain-containing protein: MKVVAYNIKPEEKEILVLANGKLHDLTLICNELNYSTVHYAIGKKAIIVSDDDILDKNILRELKALGVQYLITRSIGTLHIDTEEASLLNIKIANTPYENQTIEGVARQTIRNLNLWENGKCVGRACCCANDCAALEDKSKHLKDGE; the protein is encoded by the coding sequence ATGAAAGTCGTTGCCTATAATATTAAGCCTGAAGAGAAAGAGATATTGGTTCTTGCCAATGGAAAGTTGCACGATCTGACTTTGATATGCAATGAGTTGAATTACAGCACTGTACATTATGCTATCGGAAAAAAAGCGATCATTGTGTCGGACGACGATATTCTTGATAAAAATATTTTGCGTGAACTCAAAGCGCTTGGCGTGCAATATTTAATTACCAGATCTATCGGGACTTTGCATATTGATACTGAAGAAGCCAGTCTTCTCAATATAAAAATAGCCAATACACCTTACGAGAATCAAACCATTGAAGGTGTTGCGAGGCAGACAATCCGCAACCTTAATCTATGGGAAAATGGCAAATGTGTCGGACGGGCTTGTTGCTGTGCCAATGACTGTGCTGCCCTGGAAGATAAATCTAAACATCTGAAAGATGGAGAATAA
- a CDS encoding response regulator gives MDKKNILIIEDNFEIREGTAEILELTGNYNIITAENGKIGVDLAIKHLPDLILCDIMMPELDGYGVLYMLSKHEETATIPFVFLTAKSERVDMRKAMEMGADDYLTKPFDDLELLNAIESRLRKRGQLVAKSAPGPDGLQLSDEEQQILLKDLIESSRVKLFKKKQAIYESGDNPIFVYYLIKGRIRSFLYYMDGRELSTDIHVDRSFFGYESVLLNEKYSDNASALEDSEVALIAKDDFFELLYRKPAVTGKFIKLLSGNIREKEEKLLELAYDSVRKRVANALVDVAEKSEAEHEDEYLIRISRDDLAALAGTANETISRMLADFKDEKLIKKEGNAIRIFSVEKLRKIKQ, from the coding sequence ATGGATAAGAAAAATATCTTAATTATTGAAGATAACTTTGAAATTCGGGAAGGTACAGCTGAAATACTCGAATTGACAGGGAACTATAATATCATCACTGCCGAAAATGGTAAGATCGGTGTTGACCTTGCTATCAAACATTTGCCGGATTTGATACTTTGTGATATCATGATGCCCGAACTGGATGGCTATGGTGTCCTTTACATGTTGAGTAAACATGAAGAAACAGCTACCATTCCTTTCGTTTTTCTAACCGCCAAAAGCGAGCGTGTAGATATGCGCAAGGCTATGGAAATGGGGGCTGATGATTATCTCACCAAGCCATTTGATGATCTGGAACTGTTAAATGCTATCGAAAGCCGGCTGCGTAAAAGAGGGCAACTGGTTGCTAAGAGTGCACCCGGACCTGATGGGTTGCAGTTGAGTGATGAAGAACAACAGATACTCTTAAAGGATCTTATCGAATCCTCCAGAGTAAAACTCTTTAAAAAGAAGCAGGCTATCTATGAATCAGGAGACAATCCTATTTTTGTCTACTATCTTATTAAAGGTAGAATAAGAAGTTTTTTGTACTATATGGATGGGCGTGAACTTTCTACCGATATACATGTAGATCGCAGTTTCTTTGGATATGAGTCTGTATTGTTGAACGAAAAGTACAGTGATAATGCATCTGCACTGGAAGATTCTGAAGTAGCATTGATTGCAAAGGATGATTTCTTTGAACTGCTGTATCGAAAACCTGCTGTTACTGGTAAGTTTATCAAACTGTTGTCGGGAAATATCAGAGAAAAAGAAGAGAAACTTCTGGAACTGGCTTACGATTCTGTTCGTAAACGTGTGGCGAATGCTTTGGTAGATGTAGCCGAAAAATCTGAAGCTGAACATGAAGATGAGTATCTTATCCGTATCTCAAGAGACGATCTTGCCGCATTGGCAGGTACTGCCAACGAAACCATCAGCAGGATGCTTGCTGATTTTAAAGATGAAAAACTAATCAAAAAAGAGGGCAATGCAATCCGGATCTTTTCTGTAGAAAAATTAAGAAAGATTAAACAGTAA
- a CDS encoding PAS domain-containing sensor histidine kinase encodes MEAAKLLKAIIDHAIDGIITIDNKGIVESINPAASSLFGYSPEEVIGHNISILMPEPDRSNHDSYIHNYKETGQKKIIGIGREVLGRRKDGSTFPFRLAVSEVFYEHKNVFTGFIHDLSKEKAAEDKLLKHALELEQRIRERTKDLIKTVSELEKAKAEVSNSLEKEKELGQMKSRFVSMASHEFRTPLSSIQLSASLIEKYIEKPDFLNVRKHTSRIKGSVQLLTNILNDFLSLEKLEAGVVAVQKERINLVTLAEEITEEMQMICKKNQHIVYEHTGTEAEFMMDAHLWKSIAINLISNAVKYSGEDTFIEFSTRIEGNICTVSIKDNGIGIPEEDQVNLFEPFFRAHNTGNIPGTGLGLNIVRRYVELLGGHLVYRSVINEGTSFLLTFEQ; translated from the coding sequence GTGGAAGCAGCAAAATTATTAAAAGCAATCATTGATCATGCCATTGATGGTATTATTACGATTGATAATAAAGGAATAGTAGAGAGTATTAATCCTGCAGCTTCCAGTCTATTTGGTTATTCACCGGAAGAGGTGATCGGTCATAATATTTCCATATTGATGCCTGAGCCCGACCGCAGTAACCATGATAGTTATATTCATAATTATAAGGAGACTGGTCAAAAGAAAATCATCGGAATCGGAAGAGAAGTACTGGGCCGACGTAAGGACGGCAGTACCTTTCCCTTCCGGTTAGCTGTAAGCGAAGTGTTCTACGAACATAAGAATGTCTTTACAGGATTTATACATGACCTTTCTAAAGAAAAGGCTGCAGAAGATAAACTCCTGAAGCATGCTCTTGAACTGGAACAGCGAATACGTGAACGGACCAAAGATCTGATAAAGACGGTTTCTGAGCTTGAAAAAGCAAAAGCTGAGGTGAGTAACTCGCTGGAAAAGGAAAAAGAACTGGGACAGATGAAGTCACGCTTTGTGTCTATGGCTTCCCATGAGTTCCGAACACCTTTGAGTTCGATCCAACTGTCAGCTTCTCTTATTGAAAAGTATATAGAGAAACCGGATTTTCTGAATGTACGTAAGCATACGTCACGTATCAAAGGATCCGTTCAGCTGCTGACCAATATTCTGAATGATTTCCTTTCGCTGGAAAAACTGGAAGCAGGTGTGGTGGCTGTACAGAAAGAACGCATCAATCTGGTCACGCTTGCAGAAGAAATCACAGAAGAGATGCAGATGATCTGTAAGAAAAATCAGCATATCGTATACGAGCATACCGGTACGGAAGCAGAGTTTATGATGGATGCACATCTATGGAAAAGTATAGCGATCAATCTTATCTCCAATGCCGTGAAATATTCTGGTGAAGATACGTTTATTGAATTCAGTACAAGGATTGAAGGAAATATCTGTACGGTAAGTATCAAAGATAACGGTATCGGTATCCCGGAGGAAGATCAGGTCAATCTTTTTGAGCCATTTTTCCGGGCACATAATACCGGCAATATACCGGGCACGGGATTGGGACTGAATATCGTGAGACGATATGTCGAATTGCTGGGCGGACATCTGGTGTACAGATCTGTTATAAATGAAGGAACATCTTTTTTACTCACTTTTGAACAATAA
- the ettA gene encoding energy-dependent translational throttle protein EttA yields MSDEKIIFSMAGVNKIYPPQKQVLKNIYLSFFYGAKIGVIGLNGSGKSSLLKIIAGLDKSFQGEVVFSPGYSVGYLAQEPELDTEKTVREIVEEGVAEITAILKEYEEINDKFGLPEVYENADEMDKLLARQGELQDKIDATNAWELDSKLERAMDALRCPEPEAKIANLSGGERRRVALCRLLLQEPDVLLLDEPTNHLDAESIDWLEQHLQQYKGTVIAVTHDRYFLDNVAGWILELDRGEGIPWKGNYSSWLDQKAKRLAQEEKTESKRQKTLERELEWVRMAPKARHAKSKARLHNYEKLASEETKEREEKLELFIPPGPRLGNVVIEANNISKSYGDRILFENLSFSLPPAGIVGIIGPNGVGKTTLFRLITGQESPDTGTFKVGETVVLGYVDQMHNDLDPNKSVWENITDGNDNILLGNRPVNSRAYVSKFNFNGADQQKNVGVLSGGERNRVHLAITLKKSSNVLLLDEPTNDIDVNTLRALEEGLENFGGCAVVISHDRWFLDRICTHILAFEGDSQAYFFEGNYSEYEENRKKRLGDIAPKRVKYKKLVK; encoded by the coding sequence ATGTCTGACGAAAAAATTATCTTTTCGATGGCTGGTGTAAACAAGATTTACCCACCTCAAAAACAAGTTTTAAAAAATATATACTTATCCTTCTTTTACGGTGCCAAAATCGGCGTTATAGGTCTCAATGGATCCGGAAAATCTTCTCTCTTAAAAATCATTGCCGGTCTTGACAAATCCTTTCAGGGTGAGGTGGTTTTCTCTCCGGGTTATTCTGTAGGCTATCTTGCTCAGGAACCCGAATTGGATACAGAAAAGACTGTCCGTGAAATCGTTGAAGAAGGCGTAGCCGAGATCACAGCCATATTAAAGGAATACGAAGAAATCAATGACAAATTTGGTCTGCCTGAGGTATATGAAAATGCAGATGAAATGGATAAGCTGCTGGCGAGACAAGGAGAATTGCAGGATAAAATCGATGCTACAAATGCCTGGGAGTTAGATTCCAAACTGGAGCGTGCCATGGATGCACTTCGTTGTCCGGAGCCGGAAGCTAAAATTGCCAATTTGTCAGGAGGAGAGCGCAGAAGAGTGGCACTATGTCGCTTATTACTGCAGGAACCTGATGTATTATTACTGGATGAGCCTACCAACCACCTCGATGCAGAGTCTATTGACTGGTTAGAACAGCACTTACAGCAATATAAAGGTACTGTCATTGCCGTGACGCACGACCGTTACTTCCTGGATAACGTTGCAGGATGGATTCTTGAGCTGGATCGTGGCGAAGGTATTCCCTGGAAAGGAAACTATTCTTCATGGCTGGATCAGAAAGCTAAACGTCTGGCACAGGAAGAAAAAACAGAATCTAAACGTCAGAAAACATTGGAGCGTGAACTGGAATGGGTGCGTATGGCTCCTAAAGCCCGTCATGCCAAATCTAAGGCCCGCCTTCATAATTATGAGAAACTGGCTTCCGAAGAAACAAAAGAACGTGAAGAAAAACTGGAGCTTTTTATCCCTCCGGGACCGCGTCTTGGAAATGTCGTTATAGAAGCAAACAATATCTCTAAATCTTACGGAGACCGTATCTTATTTGAAAATCTGAGTTTCTCCTTGCCTCCTGCAGGTATTGTGGGTATTATCGGGCCAAACGGGGTCGGTAAAACTACCTTATTCAGATTGATCACAGGGCAGGAGAGCCCCGATACAGGTACATTCAAAGTAGGAGAGACAGTTGTATTAGGTTATGTGGATCAGATGCACAATGATCTGGATCCTAATAAATCAGTGTGGGAAAATATCACGGATGGCAATGACAATATTTTATTGGGCAATCGTCCGGTAAACTCACGTGCCTACGTTTCCAAATTCAATTTTAACGGTGCTGATCAGCAAAAAAATGTTGGTGTACTTTCCGGAGGTGAGCGTAACCGCGTGCATCTGGCTATAACATTAAAGAAAAGTTCTAACGTACTGTTGCTCGATGAGCCTACCAATGATATCGATGTCAATACACTGCGTGCACTGGAAGAAGGATTGGAGAATTTTGGTGGATGTGCCGTTGTAATTTCCCACGACAGATGGTTCTTGGATCGTATTTGTACACATATTCTCGCTTTTGAAGGAGACTCTCAAGCCTATTTCTTTGAGGGTAACTACAGCGAATACGAAGAGAATCGCAAGAAGAGACTGGGAGATATTGCACCGAAACGCGTGAAGTATAAAAAGTTGGTAAAATAA
- a CDS encoding ATP-dependent Clp protease ATP-binding subunit: MEAKFSPRVKDVISYSREEALRLRHDYIGTEHLLLGLIREGDGVAIKILKNIGIDTAALRQSIEDAVKGSSVSRAPIGNMPLTKQAEKVLKITYLEAKIFKSDIIGTEHLMLAILRDDENIASQILQQYQISYDVFKSEVEQNKTTITDEAPGSSAGGEDEYPEEEQFNQPKKVSDIKSKTPVLDNFGRDLTKAAEEGRLDPIVGREKEIERVSQILSRRKKNNPLLIGEPGVGKSAIAEGLALRIIQRKVSRVLFNKRVVTLDLASLVAGTKYRGQFEERMKAVMNELEKSPDVILFIDEIHTIVGAGGASGSLDASNMFKPALARGEIQCIGATTLDEYRQYIEKDGALDRRFQRVTIEPATHDETVEILNRIKEKYEEHHNVNYTPEAIEACVSLTTRYITDRFLPDKAIDALDEAGSRVHLNNIHVPQSIIDIEQKIEEVKIEKNKVVRSQKYEEAAKLRDSEKKLLEELEREKTAWEAETKTKRYVVTEDNVAEVVSMMTGIPVQRVSQTDSQKLLNMGESMKGRIIGQDDAVQKLVKAIQRTRAGLKDPKKPIGSFIFLGPTGVGKTELAKELARFMFDSEDSLIQIDMSEYMEKFAVSRLVGAPPGYVGYEEGGQLTEKVRRKPYAVVLLDEIEKAHPDVFNLLLQVLDEGQLTDSLGRRVDFRNTIIIMTSNIGARQLKEFGQGVGFTTAAKSNQADSHSRGVIETALKRAFAPEFLNRIDDVIVFNSLTKENIFKIIDIELRSLFTRIEGLGYKIQLTDTAKEFIAEKGYDTNFGARPLKRAIQKYLEDPIAEEILKGELQSGATLTVDLDKEKSEITVKGESPKGGKDKPKESDVSKDN; this comes from the coding sequence ATGGAAGCAAAATTTTCACCACGCGTAAAGGATGTGATTTCCTACAGTCGAGAAGAAGCATTACGCCTTCGTCATGATTATATTGGCACGGAGCATCTTTTGCTTGGTCTGATTCGTGAGGGAGATGGAGTGGCGATTAAGATTTTGAAAAATATCGGTATCGATACTGCAGCCTTGCGTCAGTCTATTGAGGATGCAGTAAAGGGTTCTTCGGTGTCGCGTGCACCCATTGGCAATATGCCATTAACAAAACAAGCAGAAAAAGTACTAAAAATCACATACTTAGAAGCAAAAATATTTAAAAGTGATATCATCGGAACTGAGCATCTGATGCTGGCGATCCTGCGTGATGATGAGAATATCGCTTCACAGATCCTTCAGCAATATCAGATATCGTACGATGTCTTCAAAAGTGAAGTGGAACAGAACAAAACCACCATCACGGATGAGGCTCCGGGATCATCTGCCGGCGGGGAGGATGAATATCCTGAAGAGGAACAATTCAATCAGCCTAAGAAGGTATCCGACATCAAATCCAAAACTCCGGTACTGGACAATTTCGGCCGTGACCTTACAAAAGCTGCAGAAGAAGGTCGTCTGGATCCGATTGTAGGTCGTGAAAAAGAAATCGAACGCGTGTCGCAGATTTTATCACGCCGTAAAAAGAACAATCCGCTGTTGATCGGTGAGCCGGGTGTCGGTAAATCCGCGATTGCAGAAGGTCTGGCACTTCGTATTATTCAACGTAAAGTATCCCGTGTACTATTCAACAAACGTGTCGTTACTTTAGATCTGGCATCATTGGTAGCCGGCACTAAATATCGCGGACAGTTTGAAGAGCGTATGAAAGCGGTCATGAATGAGCTGGAAAAATCACCTGATGTGATCTTATTTATAGATGAGATCCACACTATAGTCGGTGCCGGAGGAGCGTCCGGTTCACTGGATGCATCCAACATGTTTAAACCAGCCCTGGCAAGAGGTGAGATTCAATGTATCGGTGCTACTACTCTTGATGAGTATCGTCAATACATCGAGAAGGATGGTGCTTTAGACCGTCGTTTTCAACGTGTCACCATCGAACCTGCAACTCATGATGAGACTGTGGAGATTCTGAACCGTATCAAAGAAAAATACGAAGAACATCACAATGTAAACTATACTCCTGAAGCGATCGAGGCCTGTGTGTCTCTGACAACCAGATATATCACAGATCGTTTCCTACCGGATAAAGCGATCGATGCACTGGATGAAGCAGGATCACGTGTCCACTTAAACAATATCCATGTTCCGCAATCCATTATTGATATCGAACAGAAGATTGAAGAAGTGAAGATCGAGAAAAACAAAGTCGTACGCAGTCAGAAATACGAAGAGGCTGCAAAACTTCGTGATTCAGAGAAAAAATTACTCGAAGAGTTAGAACGTGAGAAAACCGCCTGGGAGGCAGAAACCAAAACGAAACGCTACGTCGTTACGGAAGATAATGTAGCTGAAGTCGTATCCATGATGACTGGTATTCCTGTACAACGGGTAAGCCAGACAGATAGCCAGAAGCTATTAAATATGGGTGAATCGATGAAAGGCCGTATCATCGGACAGGATGATGCTGTACAGAAACTGGTTAAAGCGATCCAACGCACACGTGCCGGGCTGAAAGATCCTAAGAAACCTATCGGTTCCTTTATATTCCTGGGTCCAACAGGTGTCGGTAAGACAGAGCTGGCAAAAGAACTTGCACGATTTATGTTTGATTCTGAAGATTCACTGATCCAGATCGACATGAGTGAGTATATGGAGAAATTTGCGGTATCCCGTTTAGTGGGAGCGCCTCCGGGATATGTAGGGTATGAAGAAGGTGGTCAGCTTACTGAAAAAGTACGTCGTAAACCTTATGCTGTAGTCTTACTCGATGAGATTGAAAAAGCTCACCCGGATGTATTCAACTTATTGTTACAGGTATTGGATGAAGGTCAGTTGACAGATAGTCTGGGACGTCGTGTAGATTTCCGTAATACGATTATTATTATGACTTCCAATATCGGAGCCCGTCAGTTGAAAGAATTTGGTCAGGGAGTAGGTTTTACTACTGCTGCGAAAAGCAATCAGGCAGATTCACATTCAAGAGGTGTGATCGAGACAGCCTTAAAACGTGCATTCGCGCCTGAATTCTTAAACCGTATCGATGATGTCATTGTTTTCAATTCGTTAACAAAAGAAAACATCTTCAAAATTATTGATATTGAATTGAGATCGCTGTTTACACGTATAGAAGGATTGGGTTATAAAATTCAATTGACGGATACAGCTAAAGAGTTCATTGCGGAGAAAGGCTACGACACCAATTTTGGAGCTCGTCCGCTGAAACGCGCTATTCAGAAATATCTGGAAGATCCGATTGCTGAAGAAATCCTGAAAGGAGAACTTCAGAGCGGAGCCACCTTAACGGTTGATCTGGACAAGGAGAAAAGTGAAATTACAGTTAAAGGCGAATCTCCGAAAGGAGGCAAAGACAAGCCAAAAGAATCTGATGTATCAAAAGATAATTAA